A genome region from Verrucomicrobiota bacterium includes the following:
- a CDS encoding mandelate racemase/muconate lactonizing enzyme family protein: MKITAIETVIPDDIMPGLLLVRVHTDAGFIGHGETYYAPHAVAAMIHDWMGRRLLGADPLSIENHWRFLYERASAFGSRGTELRAISAIDLALWDILGQ, translated from the coding sequence ATCAAGATCACCGCCATCGAGACGGTCATTCCCGACGACATCATGCCCGGCCTGCTGCTCGTGCGCGTGCACACGGACGCCGGGTTCATCGGCCACGGTGAGACTTACTACGCGCCGCACGCAGTGGCCGCGATGATTCACGATTGGATGGGCCGCCGGCTTCTCGGCGCAGACCCGCTGTCCATCGAGAATCACTGGCGCTTCCTCTACGAGCGCGCGAGCGCGTTTGGGTCTCGCGGGACGGAACTGCGGGCCATCAGCGCCATTGACCTCGCGCTGTGGGACATTCTTGGGCAGG
- a CDS encoding right-handed parallel beta-helix repeat-containing protein, with protein sequence MKPPSLGLLAALLFVPPIPAATLHVPSRHMRIQAAVDAAKSGDTVLVAAGTYHERVTLKAGVTLRSAGDDAPGKIGLARAEATVIDGGGTPEPRAGVEMAAGAVLDGFTVANVGRYDDAAWQRHFATRGNEQAHEHIGAPGVAGVSVRGVNCEVRNNIVRHTGYTGIAITGVAGAQTSPLIVSNICHRNMGGGIGSMNGSTAVIRGNTCFENFYAGIGHENASPLVESNRCFGNIRAGIGISEGASPTVRFNLCHDNRRAGIGIRTGENTRPIVERNDCFTNGMAGIGVEESAAPELRFNRCHGNAAAGIGARDHARPLIFGNECVGNADAGIGLMTGHGTQVISNLCRLNKSAGIGLAGDGTNTATLRGNRLLENAAVALGVNAGWNIAATGNELARSEGLPPLVMIAAGATANFTNNVLRGGGVAGLRLAGRVRAEGNEFTRTPRKGGPPGQAVWALSGASVELAGNRFTGWRCALAAENATVVARRNVVKDAVGVAFRVRKPAAPPQVSDNEISGANVRELEVDGK encoded by the coding sequence ATGAAACCACCGTCGCTCGGACTCCTCGCTGCGCTCTTGTTCGTCCCACCAATTCCCGCCGCCACGCTCCACGTCCCGTCGCGGCACATGCGCATTCAGGCCGCCGTGGACGCTGCGAAGTCCGGCGACACCGTTTTGGTCGCGGCGGGCACGTATCACGAGCGTGTCACGCTGAAGGCCGGCGTCACCTTGCGCAGTGCGGGCGACGACGCGCCCGGCAAAATCGGCCTCGCGCGGGCGGAGGCCACGGTCATCGATGGCGGCGGCACGCCCGAGCCGCGCGCAGGCGTGGAGATGGCGGCGGGCGCGGTGCTCGACGGCTTCACCGTCGCAAACGTCGGGCGCTACGACGACGCGGCGTGGCAGCGGCATTTCGCCACGCGTGGCAACGAGCAGGCGCACGAGCATATCGGCGCGCCGGGCGTCGCGGGCGTGAGCGTGCGTGGCGTGAATTGCGAGGTGCGGAATAACATCGTGCGCCATACCGGCTACACGGGAATTGCCATCACCGGCGTCGCCGGCGCGCAGACTTCGCCGCTCATCGTCAGCAACATCTGCCATCGCAACATGGGCGGCGGCATCGGGTCGATGAACGGCTCGACGGCGGTCATCCGCGGCAACACCTGCTTCGAGAATTTCTACGCCGGCATCGGGCACGAGAACGCCAGCCCGCTGGTCGAGTCGAACCGCTGCTTTGGCAACATCCGCGCGGGCATCGGCATCAGCGAGGGCGCGTCACCGACGGTCCGGTTCAACCTTTGCCACGACAACCGCCGTGCGGGCATCGGCATCCGCACCGGCGAGAACACGCGGCCCATCGTCGAGCGCAATGACTGCTTCACCAATGGAATGGCCGGCATCGGCGTCGAGGAGTCGGCCGCGCCGGAGCTGCGTTTCAACCGTTGCCACGGGAACGCCGCGGCGGGCATCGGCGCGCGCGACCACGCGCGTCCGCTCATCTTCGGCAACGAGTGCGTGGGCAACGCCGACGCGGGCATCGGCCTGATGACCGGGCACGGCACGCAGGTCATCAGCAACCTGTGCCGGTTGAACAAGTCCGCCGGCATCGGCCTCGCGGGCGACGGCACGAACACCGCGACACTCCGCGGCAACCGGCTGCTTGAAAATGCGGCGGTCGCGCTCGGCGTGAACGCGGGGTGGAACATCGCGGCCACGGGCAACGAACTGGCCCGCAGCGAGGGATTGCCGCCGCTCGTGATGATCGCGGCGGGCGCGACGGCAAACTTCACGAATAACGTGCTGCGCGGCGGCGGCGTGGCCGGGTTGCGTCTGGCAGGACGGGTGCGCGCGGAGGGCAACGAATTTACCCGCACGCCGCGCAAGGGCGGCCCGCCGGGACAGGCGGTGTGGGCGTTGTCCGGCGCGAGTGTTGAGTTGGCTGGCAATCGTTTCACCGGCTGGCGCTGCGCGCTCGCAGCCGAGAACGCCACCGTCGTGGCCCGGCGAAACGTGGTGAAGGATGCGGTGGGTGTGGCGTTCCGCGTCAGGAAGCCAGCCGCTCCGCCGCAAGTCAGCGACAACGAAATCTCCGGAGCGAACGTGCGGGAGTTGGAGGTGGATGGGAAGTGA
- a CDS encoding cobalamin-binding protein, whose translation MSVSQRVLSLLPAATEIVCALGARDRLVGRSHECDFPAGVRTLPSCTNPRFDVAGASGEIHRQVTAQFKASSGPLYSLNSPLIRDLCPDVILTQAQCEVCAVSLAEVGQVAAKLFRPPKIVALSPVRLADLWSDFTSIAASLALEDRAKETVRALKNRCVDILMKTALMTNRPTVACVEWLDPLMASGNWVPELVVFAGGVNLFGKAGEHSSWMKWEEIVARNPDVLVLMPCGFDIARTRRELGALASRPGWKQLRAVKSSRVVIADGGQFFNRPGPRLVNSLEILAEVLHPGVFPFGYEGRGWEFARM comes from the coding sequence TTGTCCGTGAGCCAACGCGTCCTTTCGCTCCTGCCGGCGGCTACGGAGATTGTTTGTGCGCTGGGGGCGCGCGACCGGCTCGTCGGGAGGTCGCACGAATGTGATTTCCCCGCGGGGGTGCGCACCTTGCCGAGTTGCACGAACCCGCGGTTCGATGTGGCGGGCGCGAGCGGGGAGATTCACCGGCAAGTCACGGCCCAGTTCAAGGCGTCCAGCGGCCCGCTGTATTCCCTCAACTCGCCGCTCATTCGCGACCTCTGCCCCGACGTGATTCTCACGCAGGCGCAGTGCGAGGTCTGCGCGGTGAGCCTTGCCGAGGTCGGGCAGGTTGCGGCGAAGTTGTTTCGCCCGCCGAAGATTGTCGCACTCTCGCCGGTGCGTCTCGCGGATTTGTGGTCGGACTTCACGAGCATCGCCGCGTCGCTCGCGCTTGAGGATCGGGCGAAGGAAACCGTGCGCGCCCTCAAGAACCGCTGCGTGGACATCCTGATGAAGACGGCGCTGATGACGAACCGGCCGACGGTGGCGTGCGTCGAGTGGCTCGACCCGTTGATGGCCTCGGGGAACTGGGTGCCTGAACTCGTCGTGTTCGCGGGTGGTGTCAATCTCTTTGGCAAGGCCGGCGAGCACTCGTCGTGGATGAAGTGGGAGGAGATCGTGGCGCGCAATCCCGACGTGCTGGTTTTGATGCCATGCGGTTTCGACATCGCGCGGACGCGTCGTGAACTCGGTGCACTCGCGTCGCGTCCTGGCTGGAAGCAGTTGCGTGCAGTGAAGTCCAGCCGGGTCGTGATCGCGGATGGGGGCCAGTTTTTCAACCGCCCAGGTCCGCGGCTCGTGAACTCACTGGAAATCCTCGCCGAGGTGTTGCATCCGGGAGTTTTTCCGTTCGGCTACGAGGGCAGGGGTTGGGAGTTTGCACGCATGTAG